A genomic stretch from Canis lupus baileyi chromosome 3, mCanLup2.hap1, whole genome shotgun sequence includes:
- the MPZL3 gene encoding myelin protein zero-like protein 3, whose amino-acid sequence MQQSGAAGGRGCALLPLLGVLFFQGVHVVLSLEIKVDGHVRGYVGEKIKLKCTFKSTSSVTDKLTIDWTYRTPGSSRTESIFHYQSFQYPTTAGTFRDRISWVGDVYKGDASISISNPTIKDNGTFSCAVKNPPDVHHNIPVTELTVTERGFGTMLSSVALLSILVFLPSAVVVVLLLVRMARKSAGLKKRSKSGYKKSSIEVSDDTDQEEGDDCMARLCVRCAECLDSDYEETY is encoded by the exons ATGCAGCAGAGCGGAGCGGCTGGAGGCCGTGGCTGCGCTCTGCTCCCACTGCTGGGCGTCCTGTTCTTCCAGG GTGTTCACGTCGTTCTTTCCTTGGAGATTAAAGTGGATGGCCATGTCCGGGGTTATGTGGGAGAGAAGATCAAGTTGAAATGCACCTTTAAGTCGACTTCATCTGTCACTGACAAACTTACCATCGACTGGACATACCGAACCCCTGGCAGCAGTCGTACAGAATCA ATTTTCCATTATCAGTCCTTCCAGTACCCAACCACAGCAGGCACATTTCGGGATCGAATTTCCTGGGTTGGAGATGTATACAAAGGGGATGCATCTATAAGCATAAGCAACCCTACTATAAAGGACAATGGGACATTCAGCTGTGCTGTGAAGAATCCCCCAGATGTGCACCATAATATTCCCGTGACAGAGCTAACAGTGACAGAAAGGG gtTTTGGCACCATGCTCTCCTCTGTGGCCCTCCTCTCCATCCTTGTCTTCCTCCCCTCAGCTGTGGTGGTGGTTCTGCTGCTGGTGAGGATGGCGAGGAAGTCGGCAGGGCTGAAGAAGAGGAGCAAGTCTGGCTATAAGAAGTCATCCATTGAAGTTTCAGATGA cACTGACCAAGAGGAGGGGGATGATTGCATGGCGAGGCTCTGCGTCCGTTGTGCTGAGTGCCTG GATTCAGACTATGAAGAGACATATTGA
- the MPZL2 gene encoding myelin protein zero-like protein 2 isoform X2, translating into MYGKSTSRAGLLLLGIQLTALWPIAAVEIYTSQALEAVNGTDVRLKCTFSSFAPVSDALTVTWNFRPREGGPEQFVFYYHVDPFKPMSGRFKDRVVWDGNPERYDVSIMLWKLQFDDNGTYTCQVKNPPDVDGLVGEIRLSVVHTVRFSEIYFLALAIGSACALMVIIVIVVVLVQHFRKKRWAERAHKVVEIRPRPKIPKNKNPRIS; encoded by the exons ATGTATGGCAAGAGCACTTCGCGTGCTGGGCTGCTTCTCCTTGGCATACAGCTCACAG CCCTTTGGCCCATAGCGGCTGTGGAAATTTACACCTCCCAAGCGCTAGAGGCTGTCAACGGGACAGATGTTCGGTTAAAATGCACTTTCTCCAGCTTTGCCCCCGTGAGTGATGCTCTGACAGTGACCTGGAACTTCCGGCCTCGAGAGGGGGGGCCCGAGCAGTTT GTGTTCTACTACCATGTGGATCCCTTCAAACCCATGAGTGGGCGTTTCAAGGATCGGGTGGTCTGGGACGGGAACCCTGAGCGGTACGATGTCTCCATCATGCTGTGGAAGCTGCAATTTGATGACAATGGGACATATACCTGCCAGGTGAAGAATCCACCTGACGTTGATGGGCTGGTAGGGGAGATTCGGCTCAGCGTTGTGCACACTG TCCGCTTCTCTGAGATCTACTTCCTGGCTCTGGCCATTGGCTCTGCCTGTGCACTGATGGTCATAATAGTAATCGTGGTGGTCCTCGTCCAGCATTTTCGGAAGAAGCGATGGGCTGAAAGAGCTCATAAAGTGGTGGAGATAAGACC GAGGCCGAAGATTCCCAAGAACAAGAACCCTAGGATAAGCTGA
- the MPZL2 gene encoding myelin protein zero-like protein 2 isoform X1, whose product MYGKSTSRAGLLLLGIQLTALWPIAAVEIYTSQALEAVNGTDVRLKCTFSSFAPVSDALTVTWNFRPREGGPEQFVFYYHVDPFKPMSGRFKDRVVWDGNPERYDVSIMLWKLQFDDNGTYTCQVKNPPDVDGLVGEIRLSVVHTVRFSEIYFLALAIGSACALMVIIVIVVVLVQHFRKKRWAERAHKVVEIRPKEEERLNQEKKVSVYLEDID is encoded by the exons ATGTATGGCAAGAGCACTTCGCGTGCTGGGCTGCTTCTCCTTGGCATACAGCTCACAG CCCTTTGGCCCATAGCGGCTGTGGAAATTTACACCTCCCAAGCGCTAGAGGCTGTCAACGGGACAGATGTTCGGTTAAAATGCACTTTCTCCAGCTTTGCCCCCGTGAGTGATGCTCTGACAGTGACCTGGAACTTCCGGCCTCGAGAGGGGGGGCCCGAGCAGTTT GTGTTCTACTACCATGTGGATCCCTTCAAACCCATGAGTGGGCGTTTCAAGGATCGGGTGGTCTGGGACGGGAACCCTGAGCGGTACGATGTCTCCATCATGCTGTGGAAGCTGCAATTTGATGACAATGGGACATATACCTGCCAGGTGAAGAATCCACCTGACGTTGATGGGCTGGTAGGGGAGATTCGGCTCAGCGTTGTGCACACTG TCCGCTTCTCTGAGATCTACTTCCTGGCTCTGGCCATTGGCTCTGCCTGTGCACTGATGGTCATAATAGTAATCGTGGTGGTCCTCGTCCAGCATTTTCGGAAGAAGCGATGGGCTGAAAGAGCTCATAAAGTGGTGGAGATAAGACC aaaagaagaggaaaggcttaaccaagaaaaaaaggtCTCTGTCTATTTAGAAGACATAGACTAA